TCGGCCTCCTCAACATGGTGCAGTATTGGCGGAGCTTTGATCATCTGGAGCGCTACGCCAAGGCGCGCGACGCGCAGCATTGGCCGGCCTGGGTCGATTTCAACCGGCGGATGAAGGAGACCCGCGGTGACGTCGGCATCTGGCATGAGACCTACTGCGTCCACGCCGGCGACTATGAGGCGATCTATAGCGGCATGCCCCCATTCGGGCTCGGTAAGGCGGGCGCCTCCGCCGAGGTCAACGCGACCACCGATAGCGCGCGGCAGCGGCTCGGCGCGGCGTAAGCGCTGTTCTCGCTCCGCCGAATGCCCCTCACACCGTCCGCGCACGCCTTCCTTCGATCGGATAGGCCGGGTCATTATAGCCCGGCGTCGAGGGATGCCCCGAGGTGACCAGGCGATCGATCAGCGCTTCGTCCTCTGCGGTGAAGCGATAATCGAGCGCGCGGATGTAGTCGTCCCATTGTTTCTCGGTGCGCGGGCCGGCGATCACCGAGGTGACGAAGGCCGAGTTGAGCACCCAGGCGACTGCGAACTGGCCGGCGGAGATGCCTTTCTTCTCCGCGTGTTGCTTGATCTCCTGCGCGAGCTTGAGCGATTCGGGGCGCCATTCGGTCTGCATCATGCGGGTGTCGTTGCGGCCAGCGCGCGTCTCCTTGTCGGGCGGAGCGTCGGGGCTGTACTTGCCGGTGAGCACGCCGCGCGCCAGCGGGCTATAGGGCACGACGCCGAGGCCGTAATAGCCGCAGGCCGGGAAATGCTCGACCTCCGGCATGCGGTTCATCGCGTTGTAATAGGGCTGGCTCACCACGGGCCGGTCGATGCCGAGCCGGTCGCAGATGTTGCAGATCTCGGCGAGACGCCAGGCGCGATAGTTCGAGACCCCGAAATAGCGCACCTTGCCTGATCGGATCAGGTCGCCGATGGCGCGCACCGTTTCTTCGAGCGGCGTCGTGTGGTCTTCCTTGTGCAGATAGTAGATATCGATGAAATCGGTGCCGAGGCGCCTCAAGCTTTCATCGGCCGCCTGCAACACCCAGCGCCGCGACAGCCCGCCGCGATTGGGATCATCGCCCATGGGATTGGCGAGCTTTGTGGCGAGCACCCAGGCGTGACGGTTGTCGGCCATTGCGCGGCCGACCACCTCCTCTGAGCCGCCCTTGGAATACGCGTCCGCGGTGTCGATGAAGTTGATGCCCGCCTCGCGCGCTTTCACGATGATCTTTGCGGATTCCGCTTCACTGGTGGGGCCGCCGAACATCATGGTCCCCAGGCAGATCGGCGAAACCTTCAGGCCACTGCGGCCGAGCTGGCGGTATTGCATGGGCTATCCTCGATGCTTTTTGCGGGCGGCAGCATAGCCACCTCACTTCGTCATTGCGAGCGCAGCGAAGCAATCCAGCTATTCGCCCGCGGCGGGAGGTCTGGATTGCTTCGTCGCTGCGCTGCTCGCAATGACGGACGACTGCGGAGGGAGACCTACTGCGGCCCCTTCAAGATCTTGAACACACCATTCGCCATCACGATGCAGCGGTCGTCGACGGTGACTTCGGTGCTCATGAAGATGAGGCTGCGGGTCGAGCGCACCAGGCGTGGGCGCGAGATCAGGATGTCGCCGATCTTCCCGGCCTCGACGAAATGGGTATCGAGCTGCACCGTGGCCATGTACTGCTTGCCGGTGACGTAGCGCGCGGTCATGCCGCAAGTGCGGTCGGCGAAGGTCATCGTCACGCCGCCCTGCACCATGCCGCGGCGGTTGTGATGTTTGTCCTGCGTGATCAGCGCGTACTCATATTGGCCGTCGACCTGGCGCTCCCACAGGGGACCGATCAGGTGCATGAAGCCGGTGGTTTCGACAATGGTCCAGCCGTCGTGCTTGAGTCTTGCGGCGGCCTTGTCGATCATGTCCGGGTCCGTCCGTGAAAGCGGGCATATGAAGCTCATTTCATCAAGCGCGCTCCTGGTGTAGTCAAGCATGATGAGACCGTTCGACGATGCCACGCGGTGGAATATCGCCGGCGCCTGCGCGGCGTTTGCGCGCCTGCCCCACAGTGACGCACCGTCGGCGCTGAAGCGCGCTGCAGTCGCCATTACACTGACGGCGGAAGGCGAGCGCGACACGTCGTTGCTGCTCACCTTGCGTGCGTCACACCTGCGCGCCCATCGCGGGCAATGGGCCTTGCCCGGCGGCCGCTGCGATGCCGGCGAAACGCCGGTCGCGGCGGCGCTGCGCGAGCTCGACGAGGAACTCGGACTGAAGCTCGCCGCAGACGCGGTGCTTGGCCTCCTGGACGATTATCCGACCCGCTCCGGCTATCTGATCACGCCCGTCGTGATTTGGGCCGCCGACGGCGAGACAATCGTGCCGAACCCGGAGGAGGTCGCCTCCGTGCATCGCATCGCGCTTGACGCGATCGAGCGCGAGGACGCCTTCGACTTCGTCGCCATCCCCGAAAGCGCGCGGCGCGTGATCCGCTTCCACCACGAAGGCAACCTGATCCACGCCCCGACCGCGGCCCTGATCTACCAGTTCCGTGAGGTGCTGGCAGGCCGCGCGACCCGCGTCGCCGAGTTGGAACAGCCCGTGTTCGCCTGGAAATGACCTTAGAAGTAAACGGCATTTTAACCTGACAGTCATGCGGCGCTTGCTACAAGAGCGCCATGCATCACCAACCGATTCGGCGCGCTCTGACGCTTGAGACCCTTGCGCTTGCACCGCTTGCGCTCGTCCTCTTCGCGTCGCCTGCGCCCGCACGCGACTCCTCCGCACTGCCGCCGGCCGTCAGCAACGCGATGGCGCAGGCTTCGCCGGCAGCCATCCTCGAGTATCGCCGCCGCCTGCAGGAGTATCAGGAGGCGCGCGCCGCCTTCGATGCCGAGGCCGGCGCCTATTGGGGCCAGATCGCGGAGAAGCGCCGCACCCGCAATGCCAAGCGGCGCAGCGGGCAGCAGGTCACGCTCGACGATTACGTGCTGGAGCAGCCGCCGCTCTACACCGGCCCGAAGCGGCCGGTGAATCCGGAGCCCACCGAAGAGCCGGAGCCGCGCCCGCGCAAGCCGATCCCGGTCGTCGCCGATCTCCTGCGCGCGGCGCAGGATCTCTACCAGTTCACGCCGCAGCGGCCGGGCGCCGAAGTCGAGTTCAAGCGCGCCTATGCCCGCTATGCGCTTGCGTCCGGCCTGACGCGCGAGCAGGCGGTGCGGGTCTATTCGTTCGAGACCGGCGGCACCGGCAATTACGACGTGCAATCGGGAATTGAACATGGTGGCACGCGCGCGATCTCGACCGCGGTCGGCTACAACCAGTTGCTGACCACCAATAGCGTCGAGCTGCTGGCCGAGCAGGGCCATGAATTCATCCGTGCGCTCAGCGAGAAGGTGGCGCGGACCTCCGGGCCGGCTCGGAACGCGCTGGAGCACAAGCTCAGCGTACTGAAGCGCATGGTGGCGCAGGCGAAGTCGGTGCCGGATACCTGGTCGGAACATGAGAAGATCGGCGACACCGCACAGGGCTGGGCGATGCACGCCATGGTGCTCGATATCGACGTCGGGCCCATGCTCCAGACCCACAAGCTCTTGACCTCGGTGCTGTTCGCGCGCGCCAAGGGCTATGCCCGCCCGCTCACCGCCGCGGAGCTCGAG
This genomic interval from Bradyrhizobium sp. CB82 contains the following:
- a CDS encoding DUF4188 domain-containing protein: MSKVIPSRVAGRIEGDFVVFLIGMRVNKPWALHKWLPVALAMPRMIKELEKASPEVGFLGHTELGLLNMVQYWRSFDHLERYAKARDAQHWPAWVDFNRRMKETRGDVGIWHETYCVHAGDYEAIYSGMPPFGLGKAGASAEVNATTDSARQRLGAA
- a CDS encoding aldo/keto reductase, with the translated sequence MQYRQLGRSGLKVSPICLGTMMFGGPTSEAESAKIIVKAREAGINFIDTADAYSKGGSEEVVGRAMADNRHAWVLATKLANPMGDDPNRGGLSRRWVLQAADESLRRLGTDFIDIYYLHKEDHTTPLEETVRAIGDLIRSGKVRYFGVSNYRAWRLAEICNICDRLGIDRPVVSQPYYNAMNRMPEVEHFPACGYYGLGVVPYSPLARGVLTGKYSPDAPPDKETRAGRNDTRMMQTEWRPESLKLAQEIKQHAEKKGISAGQFAVAWVLNSAFVTSVIAGPRTEKQWDDYIRALDYRFTAEDEALIDRLVTSGHPSTPGYNDPAYPIEGRRARTV
- a CDS encoding PaaI family thioesterase, whose protein sequence is MIDKAAARLKHDGWTIVETTGFMHLIGPLWERQVDGQYEYALITQDKHHNRRGMVQGGVTMTFADRTCGMTARYVTGKQYMATVQLDTHFVEAGKIGDILISRPRLVRSTRSLIFMSTEVTVDDRCIVMANGVFKILKGPQ
- a CDS encoding CoA pyrophosphatase; protein product: MMRPFDDATRWNIAGACAAFARLPHSDAPSALKRAAVAITLTAEGERDTSLLLTLRASHLRAHRGQWALPGGRCDAGETPVAAALRELDEELGLKLAADAVLGLLDDYPTRSGYLITPVVIWAADGETIVPNPEEVASVHRIALDAIEREDAFDFVAIPESARRVIRFHHEGNLIHAPTAALIYQFREVLAGRATRVAELEQPVFAWK